TCCATGTCGATCCAATTTCTGGTGCACGAAGACGGCGATTCCGTCGGCGTCGTGGTTGTTGAAGGCGTCAAGGCTGGTCAGGACCTGACCGGCTGGGTGATGGCCGAAGACCGGACCATTACCTTCAAGGTGCTCAACGATATTCCGATCGGCCACAAGCTGGCCCTGAAGAACCTTTCCGTGGGTGACACCGTGATGAAGTACGGCACCGACATCGGCAAGGTCGTCGCTCCCATCAAGCAGGGCGAACACCTGCACGTTCACAACGTCAAGACCAAGAGGTGGTAGTACAATGACTGCTAATACCTTCCTCGGCTACCGCCGCGAAAATGGCCGCGTGGGCGTGCGCAACCACGTTGTCATCCTGCCCCTGGACGACCTTTCCAACGCCGCTTCGGAAGCGGTGGCCAACAACGTGAAGGGCACCATGGCCCTGCCGCACCCGTATGGCCGCCTGCAGTTTGGTGAAGACCTCGAACTGCATTTCCGGACCCTGATCGGCGTGGGCAGCAACCCCAACGTGGCTGCCGTGGTGGTCATCGGCATCGAACCCCAGTGGACCAGCCGCATCGTGGAAGGCATCGCCAAGACCGGCAAGCCGGTCGCGGGCTTCTCCATCGAGCAGAACGGCGACCACAACACCATCTGCGCCGCCTCGCGCAAGGCCAAGGAATTCATG
This Nitratidesulfovibrio sp. SRB-5 DNA region includes the following protein-coding sequences:
- a CDS encoding UxaA family hydrolase yields the protein MSIQFLVHEDGDSVGVVVVEGVKAGQDLTGWVMAEDRTITFKVLNDIPIGHKLALKNLSVGDTVMKYGTDIGKVVAPIKQGEHLHVHNVKTKRW